From Triticum aestivum cultivar Chinese Spring chromosome 4A, IWGSC CS RefSeq v2.1, whole genome shotgun sequence, a single genomic window includes:
- the LOC123087992 gene encoding alpha carbonic anhydrase 7: MRPSRDLRLAVLLLFSAAVLLSAVPAARAQQETEEEEEFSYSMDAENGPAHWGDIKEEWSACGKGNMQSPIDLASPRVSLVRGLGYLNHSYAPANATIINRGHDIMLKFEGDAGSVSIGGTPYFLRQLHWHSPTEHSVNGRRYDMELHMFHESAQGKAAVIGVFYEIGAHDAFLHKLEPYLEMIADRKDREEKMGMMDPRGARGKASVYYRYVGSLTTPPCSEGVIWTIVKRVRTVSRHQLELLREAVHDDMEKNARPRQEVNSRDISMFRPFEQNRH, encoded by the exons ATGCGTCCATCACGGGATCTTCGCCTCGCCGTGCTTCTCCTCTTCTCCGCAGCCGTCCTCCTCTCGGCAGTCCCGGCGGCCAGAGCCCAGCAGgaaaccgaggaggaggaggagttcagctACTCGATGGACGCGGAGAACGGGCCGGCGCACTGGGGCGACATCAAGGAGGAGTGGTCCGCGTGCGGCAAGGGAAACATGCAGTCGCCCATCGACCTCGCCAGCCCGCGCGTCTCCCTCGTGCGCGGCCTCGGCTACCTCAACCACTCCTACGCCCCTGCCAACGCCACCATCATCAACCGCGGCCACGACATCATGCTCAAGTTCGAGGGCGACGCCGGGAGCGTCTCCATCGGCGGCACGCCCTACTTCCTCCGGCAGCTGCACTGGCACTCGCCCACTGAGCACAGCGTCAACGGCCGTCGGTACGACATGGAGCTCCACATGTTCCACGAGAGCGCTCAGGGCAAGGCAGCCGTCATCGGCGTCTTCTACGAGATCGGCGCCCACGACGCCTTCCTACACAAG CTGGAGCCATACCTGGAGATGATAGCGGATCGCAAGGACAGGGAGGAGAAGATGGGCATGATGGATCCCAGGGGCGCCAGAGGCAAGGCCAGCGTCTACTACCGCTACGTGGGCTCCCTCACCACCCCACCCTGCTCAGAAGGGGTCATCTGGACCATCGTCAAGAGG GTCCGCACTGTGTCGAGGCACCAGCTGGAGCTTCTACGGGAGGCCGTTCACGAC GACATGGAGAAGAACGCGAGGCCCCGTCAGGAGGTGAACAGCAGAGATATCAGCATGTTCCGGCCTTTTGAGCAAAATAGACATTGA